The Streptomyces sp. NBC_00670 genome window below encodes:
- a CDS encoding MFS transporter, protein MRKWWPLVAVCLGAFILLVDVTIVNVALPSMADDLDASFTSLQWVIDGYALALAALLLASGSLADRFGHRRFYVYGLGLFGLASLVCGLAPDAGVLITARVVQGVGGAAMFATAPALLISSYRGRDRGTAFGVWGAANGAAAAAGPLLGGLLTEHLSWQAIFWVNLPIAAVAIAMTVRVVRPDAPLDASSGTVRIDLPGAATFTLAATTLTYGLIRGPEAGWTSPEILGTFAGTVLALAAFVVIEHRTARRGDTPMLDPALLRRPSFAGLMSGALLLQGGAFGCLVLVSVWLQSVLGLGPVAAGLALTPLAGASFLVAAGAGRHIQRFAPRLPIGLGLVCIAAGMALLRAGMTAGAGAASLVAGLVVTGIGVGLATPVLVSAATSAVPPRQAGMAGGAVNTFRQLGMTLAIAVLGAVFTSRASQVLGASGMVPNPDRTASALAAGQAHHLLAATPAPHRPATEHLLHETFATALDRVFLLSSLAAALGALTVLLAVRPTPRPTTAAPRPTPAHDHPTTEHPAADPH, encoded by the coding sequence ATGCGCAAGTGGTGGCCCCTGGTGGCCGTCTGCCTGGGCGCCTTCATCCTGCTGGTGGACGTGACCATCGTGAACGTCGCCCTGCCCAGCATGGCCGACGACCTCGACGCCTCCTTCACCTCCCTGCAATGGGTGATCGACGGCTACGCCCTGGCCCTCGCCGCCCTGCTGCTGGCCTCCGGTTCCCTGGCGGACCGGTTCGGGCACCGGCGGTTCTACGTCTACGGCCTGGGCCTCTTCGGCCTGGCCTCGCTGGTGTGCGGGCTGGCCCCCGACGCCGGCGTACTGATCACCGCCCGGGTGGTGCAGGGCGTCGGAGGCGCCGCCATGTTCGCCACGGCGCCCGCCCTGCTGATCTCGTCGTACCGGGGCAGGGACCGGGGCACGGCCTTCGGCGTGTGGGGCGCGGCCAACGGTGCCGCCGCTGCGGCGGGCCCGCTGCTGGGCGGCCTGCTCACGGAGCACCTGAGCTGGCAGGCGATCTTCTGGGTCAACCTGCCGATCGCGGCGGTGGCCATCGCGATGACGGTGCGGGTGGTACGCCCGGACGCGCCGCTCGACGCGTCGTCCGGCACCGTCCGCATCGACCTCCCCGGAGCGGCGACCTTCACCCTCGCCGCCACCACACTCACCTACGGACTGATCCGCGGCCCGGAGGCGGGCTGGACCTCGCCGGAGATCCTCGGAACCTTCGCCGGCACCGTCCTGGCCCTGGCCGCGTTCGTCGTGATCGAGCACCGCACGGCACGGCGCGGGGACACCCCGATGCTGGACCCGGCGCTGCTGCGCCGCCCGTCGTTCGCGGGCCTGATGAGCGGCGCGCTGCTGCTGCAGGGCGGCGCGTTCGGCTGCCTGGTGCTGGTGTCGGTGTGGCTGCAGTCGGTCCTGGGCCTGGGCCCGGTCGCGGCGGGTCTGGCCCTGACCCCGCTGGCCGGCGCCTCGTTCCTGGTGGCCGCGGGGGCGGGCCGCCACATCCAGCGGTTCGCCCCGCGACTGCCGATCGGGCTGGGGCTCGTGTGCATCGCGGCCGGCATGGCGCTGCTGCGCGCCGGGATGACGGCCGGCGCGGGTGCCGCGTCCCTGGTGGCGGGCCTCGTGGTCACCGGGATCGGCGTGGGCCTGGCCACCCCGGTCCTGGTCTCGGCGGCCACCTCCGCCGTACCGCCGCGGCAGGCGGGGATGGCGGGCGGGGCGGTCAACACCTTCCGCCAACTGGGCATGACGCTGGCCATCGCGGTCCTGGGCGCGGTCTTCACGAGCCGCGCGTCGCAGGTACTCGGCGCATCGGGCATGGTCCCGAACCCCGACCGAACCGCCTCCGCCCTGGCCGCAGGCCAGGCCCACCACCTCCTGGCCGCGACCCCCGCTCCCCACCGCCCGGCAACCGAACACCTCCTGCACGAGACCTTCGCCACCGCCCTGGACCGCGTCTTCCTCCTCTCCTCCCTGGCAGCGGCCCTGGGCGCCCTGACAGTCCTCCTCGCCGTACGCCCAACCCCCCGCCCGACCACCGCGGCCCCCCGGCCCACCCCCGCACACGACCACCCCACGACGGAGCACCCGGCCGCCGATCCCCACTGA
- a CDS encoding DUF6188 family protein codes for MSLIGSVVDRVVFDHQVRLCLRAPAVGEKCGVDAELIVETSFRLRDAGGAWHELEPGAGVRIPPVLGLLGQPVTAVDVQGRGALSIDFRAGARLRVAPDPHFESWHLIGRGIAPVTVGPGGEEHWER; via the coding sequence ATGTCACTGATCGGCTCCGTCGTCGACCGGGTGGTGTTCGATCATCAAGTGCGCCTCTGCTTGAGGGCGCCTGCTGTGGGCGAGAAATGCGGCGTGGACGCCGAGTTGATCGTAGAAACGTCGTTCCGGCTCCGCGATGCAGGCGGCGCATGGCATGAACTGGAGCCGGGAGCAGGAGTACGTATACCCCCGGTGCTCGGCCTGCTCGGGCAGCCGGTCACAGCCGTTGACGTCCAAGGCCGCGGAGCCCTGAGCATCGACTTCCGCGCCGGTGCCCGCTTGCGGGTGGCACCCGATCCACACTTCGAATCGTGGCACTTGATCGGCCGCGGCATCGCCCCTGTCACCGTCGGACCTGGCGGCGAGGAGCACTGGGAACGCTGA
- a CDS encoding PIN domain nuclease, whose translation MNAAQFLIDTSALARLLRGDGEQYGWDQATAAGLIATCPITELEFFSSARSAADRAQGIDDLRLLFGWVAVDDRAYDRAWQVQEILTRRGQHRSAGPVDLVVAATAELQGLTLLHRDRDFECVAAITGQALQWYGPEAGK comes from the coding sequence GTGAACGCCGCACAGTTCCTGATCGACACCAGCGCGCTGGCTCGTCTGCTGCGTGGCGACGGCGAGCAGTACGGATGGGACCAGGCGACGGCCGCCGGGCTCATCGCCACCTGCCCCATCACCGAGCTGGAGTTCTTCTCCAGCGCACGTTCCGCGGCCGACCGTGCGCAAGGCATCGACGACCTGCGTCTGCTCTTCGGCTGGGTGGCGGTCGACGACCGCGCGTACGACCGGGCCTGGCAGGTCCAGGAGATCCTCACCCGGCGAGGGCAGCACCGCAGCGCCGGGCCCGTCGACCTCGTGGTGGCGGCCACGGCCGAGTTGCAGGGGCTGACCCTTCTCCACCGCGACCGGGACTTCGAGTGCGTCGCCGCCATCACCGGCCAGGCGCTCCAGTGGTACGGCCCGGAGGCCGGCAAGTGA
- a CDS encoding type II toxin-antitoxin system VapB family antitoxin, which yields MSRTVIDLDDQLVADVAQALGTSTKKETVNTALREVLENRRRALALARLRAAAGEGAFDLDLLEDKGNYRR from the coding sequence ATGAGCAGGACAGTGATCGACCTCGACGATCAGCTGGTCGCGGACGTGGCCCAGGCGCTCGGTACCAGCACCAAGAAGGAGACGGTGAACACCGCGTTGCGCGAGGTGCTGGAGAACCGGCGGCGTGCTCTGGCGCTCGCCCGGCTGAGGGCGGCGGCCGGCGAGGGGGCCTTTGACCTCGATCTCCTGGAGGACAAGGGGAACTACCGCAGGTGA
- a CDS encoding ArsI/CadI family heavy metal resistance metalloenzyme yields the protein MSRAQLALRVSDLEASITFYSKLFGAEPAKRREGYANFALTEPPLKLVLIEGEPGEETRLDHLGVEVESSGQVSAATARLKGAGLATFEENDTSCCYALQDKVWVHGPGKEPWEVYVVKADGDTLGKSADPDAGGDGCCTGQAGEESPAAVGCACGQ from the coding sequence ATGTCTCGCGCTCAGCTCGCTCTCCGTGTCAGTGACCTGGAAGCGTCGATCACCTTCTACTCGAAGCTGTTCGGCGCCGAACCGGCCAAGCGGCGCGAGGGCTACGCCAACTTCGCCCTCACGGAGCCCCCGCTCAAGCTCGTGCTGATCGAGGGTGAGCCCGGTGAGGAGACCCGGCTCGACCACCTCGGTGTCGAGGTCGAGTCCAGCGGTCAGGTCAGCGCCGCCACCGCCCGGCTCAAGGGCGCCGGCCTGGCCACCTTCGAGGAGAACGACACGTCCTGCTGCTACGCCCTCCAGGACAAGGTGTGGGTGCATGGTCCCGGGAAGGAGCCGTGGGAGGTCTACGTCGTGAAGGCCGACGGCGACACCCTCGGCAAGAGTGCCGACCCGGACGCCGGCGGCGACGGCTGCTGCACCGGCCAGGCCGGCGAGGAGAGCCCGGCGGCGGTCGGCTGCGCCTGCGGGCAGTGA
- a CDS encoding ArsR/SmtB family transcription factor — protein MSNQARVVLGRSDEARACCPDLLTTPLDEGQAVELAKVFKALGDPVRLRLLSLIASRPGGEVCVCDLTPAFDLSQPTISHHLKLLRQAGLIDCERRGTWVYYWLVPETTDHLAGILTRPAGASLPEHPASVG, from the coding sequence ATGTCGAATCAAGCGCGGGTGGTGCTCGGCCGGAGCGACGAAGCCCGAGCATGCTGCCCCGACCTGCTGACCACTCCCTTGGACGAGGGCCAGGCCGTCGAACTGGCGAAGGTGTTCAAGGCGCTGGGCGACCCGGTGCGACTGCGCCTGCTGTCGCTCATCGCCTCACGACCGGGAGGAGAGGTCTGCGTCTGCGACCTGACCCCGGCCTTCGACCTCTCCCAGCCGACGATCTCCCACCACCTGAAACTGCTGCGGCAGGCGGGCCTGATCGACTGCGAGCGGCGTGGCACCTGGGTCTACTACTGGCTCGTCCCGGAGACGACCGACCACCTCGCCGGCATCCTCACACGTCCGGCCGGTGCGTCACTGCCCGAGCATCCCGCGTCGGTGGGGTGA
- a CDS encoding STAS domain-containing protein: MTKHLTLHTRTTTAGPVVEIAGDLDYDTAGQVRAALPGLGLRPGQQLVLDLGSLSFCDSSGITVLIAARNHALAAGASIALAAVPDRVGRIFRIVGLEQVFPTHPTAQAAEAAWRPAGG, translated from the coding sequence GTGACCAAGCACCTGACCCTCCACACCCGCACCACCACCGCCGGGCCGGTCGTCGAGATCGCCGGAGACCTCGACTACGACACCGCCGGCCAGGTCCGCGCCGCCCTGCCCGGCCTCGGCCTGCGCCCCGGTCAGCAGCTCGTCCTCGACCTCGGCAGCCTCTCCTTCTGCGACTCCAGTGGCATCACCGTGCTCATCGCCGCCCGCAACCACGCCTTGGCCGCCGGTGCGAGCATCGCCCTGGCCGCGGTCCCCGACCGTGTGGGCCGTATCTTCCGCATCGTCGGTCTGGAGCAGGTCTTCCCCACCCACCCCACCGCCCAGGCCGCCGAAGCCGCCTGGCGGCCCGCCGGCGGCTGA
- a CDS encoding PP2C family protein-serine/threonine phosphatase: protein MSKTDDGEDGPCRGDEPADEQAQFSALLEDSAEDLYEHAPCGYLSTQLDGRIAKINATLLDWLGHRREDLVGRKHFSDLLTVGGRLYHETHFAPLLRMQGEVNGIALELKAADGTRLPVLITSTVKTGSDGQPLLIRTTVFDARDRRAYEAELLRARREADRERDRLQTLATTLQETLLPPALVDVPGLDVAAHYHIASTDKVGGDFYDLFPLDAGTWGLFLGDVCGKGAAAAAITSLARYTLRAAAVYDPDPVAVLGNLNTVLNHEYNGADPRFCTVVFGLLTPDRGGFRITLASGGHPPALLMRADGTADFLPTPGGQLIGVLPDAHIATTTVHLAPGDTLLLHTDGLTEAHTNATAGSEDRYGDDALLDFGRALAPTTASRTVSAVRDLLDTFGTGVDDDTAVLAVHAPRPPSGEQQ from the coding sequence ATGTCCAAGACCGACGACGGAGAGGACGGCCCCTGCCGGGGTGACGAGCCGGCGGATGAGCAGGCGCAGTTCTCCGCGCTGCTGGAGGACAGTGCCGAGGATCTGTACGAGCACGCGCCCTGCGGCTATCTGTCCACCCAGCTCGACGGCCGGATCGCGAAGATCAACGCCACCCTGCTGGACTGGCTCGGCCACCGACGCGAGGACCTGGTCGGCCGCAAGCACTTCTCCGACCTGCTCACCGTCGGTGGCCGGCTCTACCACGAGACCCACTTCGCCCCCCTGCTCAGGATGCAGGGCGAAGTCAACGGAATCGCCCTGGAGCTCAAGGCCGCCGACGGCACCCGCCTGCCCGTCCTGATCACCTCGACGGTGAAAACGGGCAGCGACGGGCAGCCGTTGCTGATCCGCACCACCGTCTTCGACGCCCGCGACCGCCGGGCCTACGAGGCCGAACTGCTGCGCGCCCGCCGGGAAGCGGACCGCGAGCGCGACCGTCTCCAGACCCTGGCCACCACCCTTCAGGAAACCCTCCTGCCGCCCGCCCTGGTCGACGTCCCCGGCCTGGACGTGGCGGCCCACTACCACATCGCCTCCACGGACAAGGTCGGCGGCGACTTCTACGACCTCTTCCCCCTCGATGCCGGCACCTGGGGTCTCTTCCTCGGCGACGTGTGCGGCAAGGGCGCCGCGGCCGCGGCCATCACCTCCCTGGCCCGCTACACCCTGCGCGCCGCCGCCGTGTACGACCCCGACCCGGTCGCGGTCCTCGGCAACCTCAACACGGTCCTGAACCACGAGTACAACGGCGCCGACCCCCGCTTCTGCACCGTCGTCTTCGGTCTGCTCACTCCCGACCGGGGTGGTTTCCGGATCACCCTGGCCAGCGGCGGGCACCCACCCGCCCTGCTGATGCGCGCCGACGGCACCGCCGACTTCCTGCCCACCCCGGGCGGACAGCTCATCGGCGTCCTGCCCGACGCCCACATCGCCACCACCACCGTCCACCTGGCGCCCGGCGACACCCTGCTCCTGCACACCGACGGACTGACCGAGGCGCACACCAACGCCACCGCGGGAAGCGAGGACCGCTACGGCGACGACGCCCTCCTCGACTTCGGCCGCGCCCTTGCCCCCACCACCGCCTCCCGCACCGTCAGCGCGGTCCGGGACCTGCTCGACACCTTCGGTACCGGCGTGGACGACGACACCGCCGTCCTCGCCGTCCACGCGCCACGACCTCCCAGTGGAGAGCAGCAGTGA
- a CDS encoding alpha/beta fold hydrolase: MDVRSRNHVTVTGRSGGPVVMLAHGFGCDQNMWRLVVPALERDFTVVLFDHVGAGRSDLSAWSRERYSTLDGYADDVLELCRELALGPVTFVGHSVSAMMGVLAAVREPEAFAGLVLLAPSPCFVDDPETGYRGGFSAGDIEELLESLEANYLGWSGAMAPVIMGNPERPELGEELTNSFCRTDPEIARVFARVTFLSDNRADLAEVRVPTLVAQCSSDAIAPPEVGAFVHARIPGSRLVTLNATGHCPQLAAPEETAAAIADFAGAAR, encoded by the coding sequence ATGGATGTGCGGAGCAGGAACCATGTGACGGTGACCGGGCGCTCCGGGGGGCCGGTGGTGATGCTGGCGCACGGGTTCGGATGTGACCAGAACATGTGGCGGCTGGTGGTGCCGGCTCTGGAGCGCGACTTCACGGTGGTGCTCTTCGATCACGTGGGCGCGGGGCGCTCGGACCTGTCGGCGTGGAGCCGGGAGCGCTATTCGACGCTCGACGGATACGCCGACGACGTGCTGGAACTGTGCCGGGAGCTGGCGCTCGGCCCCGTGACGTTCGTGGGGCACTCGGTGAGCGCGATGATGGGCGTGCTGGCCGCCGTGCGGGAGCCCGAGGCGTTCGCCGGGCTGGTCCTGCTCGCCCCCTCGCCGTGTTTCGTCGACGACCCGGAGACCGGTTACCGGGGAGGGTTCAGCGCGGGGGACATCGAGGAGCTGCTGGAGTCGCTGGAGGCGAACTATCTCGGCTGGTCGGGTGCCATGGCCCCGGTGATCATGGGCAATCCGGAGCGGCCGGAGCTGGGTGAGGAGCTGACCAACAGTTTCTGCCGCACCGACCCGGAGATCGCGCGGGTCTTCGCCCGGGTGACGTTCCTGTCCGACAACCGCGCCGACCTGGCGGAGGTGAGGGTGCCGACGCTCGTGGCGCAGTGCTCCAGCGACGCGATCGCCCCGCCGGAGGTGGGCGCGTTCGTGCATGCGCGGATTCCGGGGAGCCGGCTGGTGACGCTGAACGCCACGGGACACTGCCCCCAGCTCGCCGCGCCCGAGGAGACCGCCGCCGCCATCGCCGACTTCGCGGGAGCCGCCCGGTGA